The genomic stretch AGGGAAATGTTGCACAAGCAGTAGGGACTTGGGATGAAATGATTAAGTCATGGAATGATTTGAAGTCTACAAACAGAGTTGCAAAATAGTCTCGAGGTTAAAAATATTCGCTGGAAGGATCTTGCCtgtaaaactataaaaatgaaGTGGTTTTCAAAATCAATATGCTAATGAGCGATGCTATAGAGATACCATGCCAGTTACATGTATGGTGAATTTCCCAGGAACCTTGAGATTTCATATGGTAAAAGGTGAAGTGTGTCTGATGACAATCTGTCGCGTCTACAGCAGAGAATGGATAGAGGAAATTGGATAAGATGTTATTTCAGTTTTATCTCCTCTAAATAACgtgttaattcaaataaaaacgaGATCCAGCAGATACAATCCCATCATgttgttcaaataaaaacatcacCTGGATGGTGCGTGATAGATGAAAACGAAGCGTGGGATTTGTTCATTGCAATGTCTGACACGAACACGAAATCCTCCCCTTGCAACAGTAGCAGTAGTAGTAGCTTCTGATTTCAGAGTGCCCCTCTGAAATCTGACACGGAATCCTCCCCTTCCGCATTAGCAAAGACCCCCCTTTCCAGGACCCAATCCTCTATCATAGCCTGAGAATTCGTTGCTTGATCAGTAGGCACAAGATGCCCAGCCCCTAACACCACAGCATTGCTAAAACTCCTCCACTTCTGCACATACCCAGCAAGCACACCATTTACTTTCCACACCTTCCTCTCAGCCATCAAATACTTCCCTATCCCTTCCCATTTCATTGTCTTGACCCAAGCCTCTGTTGAAACCACTCCATCTCTCAAATCAAAATGCCCTTGATACAACAACACGTTACTCTTTTTAACCAAGAATTCCACCATATACTTAACGCTCTTCATTACATCTTCATGCAATGCTTCCCCCACCGTGTCACTACAATCCTCAAAAACTATAGATTCATTTGCCTTCAATGCATTCTTCACTTCGGCTAGTTGCATCAATTTAGTTACCAATTCTGTTTCGTAGGGCACCTTCCTAGTGAAGTCATACAAAGTGGCTAGTCCTGTCATGTTTTGCAACAAATTCAAGACCCTACTTCTTGCATCTGTTGCCTCACTCCAATTTCCCATTCTAACCAACTTAACTGCCTCCCTTTGAGCTTCTTGCAGTTCGCCCTTTTGTCTCTCATTGATCAATCCAGAAAAGTAAGCATTCAGGGCATGAGTTTTGACTTGTGTCACCGGATCCGTTAACCCATTACCTATAGCAACACCTTTCAGATTCACTTGTTTCGCCACAGGCAGCTTCGTATTCTTCTTCAAAATGTAATACCCAATTGCAGGAACATACTTTCCTGCATAACTCTCTCCGGTTATATAAATCGGGCGAGTCTTGAACACTGGGTCTAGTTTAATAAACTCAGAGATGGCGGCGAAGAGATGCTCAGCAACAGTGTGTTGATCTCTTGGTATCTCTTCAGGGCTCGAAGCGATACTAAATCCGGTCCCTATTGGGTTATCGATGAAAATTAGGCCAAAAATACGGTTCCAGGAGCCTAAATTGGGCTGAAGAGCAGGGTGGTCGTTGTCTTGCGAATCGACAACGCGATAAGGGCCAAGTTCAAGGAAGTTTCCAGTCATGGAGGAGCAGCCAGGGCCACCTTGGAGCCAGATGAGAAGTGGGGTTTGGGAAAGAGGTGAAGTAGGTTTTTGAGCCTCGTAAAACGTGTAGAAAATAGCTGAGTTGGTTTTGGGTTTGACAGGGACATAACCTGATTTCGTGGGGAGAGCCTCGTGTGGAAAAATAGAGGTGGGTGTTGATGATGTAGCTGAAGGATggtagaggaggaggaggaggaggaggaagaggaagatgaCTGTTGTTGACTCCATTAGCGAAGGAGGACTGAGTTAGCGGAGAATTGTTGATCTTTTGTTGTTTAGGTTTGTCTGATCTGGTGGCTTTGATACATGCGGTGACCAAAGAATCTTCGGTACCGCGTGGAGGGAGAAGTACGATGACAATAATTTCTTGAACAAAGCGGATTAACTGATTAACTGTAAAGAGCATCTCCGAGGGAAAGATGCTATTTTGAAGagtaaaatagtattttgaattcaataaatatggttttttttattatgcatattctaatgagaaaaaaaactattttaaagacCAATTGTGTTaaagtgaatatatatatatatatatatatatatatatatatatatatatatatatatatttaataagtttgatgttatatttgttttttacatagttgtatttaattggtttattttgtgTTGGTTATAATttgttagttttgatttttaaaaaatatatataaaaatagcatttttaaaagaaaaaaagtatttaaatattttatttagtattttttttggagcatgtaaaattattattaaaaaattaaaataatatttttttaattttttattcagcaCAGCACAACCCATGTGCATGCTCAACGAGGGATTggcttttgctttttaaaagctAGAGATTTATGTCAACACCAAATATATTGGTCTGAGATATCCACGATTTTTTGATGATcgttattaaatattttttcattgaattttaagAATCCATAACTGGTATATTAGAGTAAATATATTCCACTAAtactttttttagaaataattttaaaagccaGTAGTATTGCCAGTTTATTTCAttgcattaaattttattagttaactggatcaattatttatacatttaaccaataagaatattttaacaacatgtttttccttataattgttttatgaattttatcctTATACAAATTTTTTATGCATACTGTCTTTTATGATGTATTTTGCAAATTACTTTAGAGACTTGATCGAAATCAATTACATAGTTGGAAGACTTATTTGTATTCTATATTTTCTAGGTTTAGTGCCTAATTTATCAATATTActgtttataattatttaatggaTGGTTTACTGATAAGAGTTTGAGATcaagagatttatttttcttgttattttaggtTCGAGCCCTTTAACTATGGTTACTAATATTGATAGCTACTGGAATTTcctgattattaattttagaatccgTAAAAATTGATAGTTGTAAGCTGGCTCAAACACTTTAAGTGTGTGTAGATATATATAATTGTCCATGCTTTCACATTTTACTGAATttattatcctttttcttttcgtagtccaatcttctttttttattaattgcatCTTTTATGGTGGCCAGTATATTTGAGCtcttttttttgcatttgtatttttagttcttttttttcttttaatattaccaTTCAATGCTAGACTTCTATTGAtttcttgtattgtttttttttttaatggtttagcatatttttaacaattctttatgatttttttaatttaaataatttttttttcttagtttacgAATaagattttaacatttttttttaatattgggaggcatttgtttttgtgtagccctactcagaaaaaaaaattctttgattttgttCAATCACTTCTctaaagtattttattattgttttatcaaataaaattttatttctaataaaaaaatttattacataGAATTGAGTTTATGATCCATgtttaaagattaaatatttatttttacattcatttttaaaaaaattcaatttgatatttggttaaatattatataatttttacttgatttttccattaaatgataatattttttcctaACATGCATAttcttgcataatatttttttttatttgattttatccaatcactatatatttttattattattttattaggtaaaaaattaatttattaaatacaattagtAATATAATCTATGTTataagatcaaatattttaaactatatatatttcttaatttttctagtttagATCTAAGTtatcaacaacaatttttttgaaaaactaaatcTAATGCtacattttgaaattttaagtgAATTAGCTAGTTttattgaacaaataaaaaagaaaataaattacaattaacGTTTTGAAACTCACGTTTTgctgttcaagaaaaaaaattccacaCCCCCTGCTTTTTACAACACGCATCTCGACTAGGGTTTGGAGGGCAATTCTGTTCAAGCAAAAACGTGGGTAGTGCTAGAGGCGTCTAGGGTTTGAGTCATCGCATCAATTTCTTTtcgatttgatattttttctaagAGGGCTGAGGCAAAAGGGGGGAGCAAGATATATCTATCAATTTTAGAATTGGATGTTGCTATGAGGAACTTTGGGGAAATATTTGGTCATGTGGGGGAAACTTAGATTTGGGATGAAATAAGCGTGTAGATTTTTCAGGTCTCTGTATAATGCCAGCTAAGAAGGGAACATGGGATGTAAATGATGAAACCGTGATTGCAAATGGAGTTATAGCCAGCTACGTTCTGGCCTTCAACTTTCAGTTGCTTGATGGAGAAGAGTTATGTTCGGCATTGTTAACTAAGACCATGGATTGATTGCCCCCTGGCTGGATATTCTTTCCACTTACCAGTGAAAGGGAAATGTTGCACAAGCAGTAGGGACTTGGGATGGAATGATTTGAAGTCTACAAATGGAGTTGCAAAATAGTCTTGAGGGTAACAATATTCGGTGGATGGATCTTGCctctaaaactataaaaatgaaGTGGTTTTCAAAGTCAATATGCTACTGAGCGATGCTATAGAGATACCATACCAGTTACATGTATGGTGAATTTCCCAGGAGCCATGAGATTTCAAATGGTAAAAGGTGAAGTGTCTGATGACCATCTGTCGCGTCTACAGAAGCATCTATGGATGGTAGAATGGATAGAGGAAATTGGATAAAATGTTATTTCAGTCTTGTCTCCTCTGAATAAcgtgttaatttaaataaaaacaagatccAGCAGATACAATCCCATCAtgttattcaaataaaaacatcgTTTGGATAGTGCGTGATAGATGAAAACGAAGCGTGGGATTTGTTCATTGCAATGTCTGACACGAAACCCTCTCCTTGCAACAGTAGCAGCTTACTGATTTCAGAGCTCCCCTTCCACATTAGCAAAGACCCCATTTTCCAGGACCCAATCCTCTATCATAGCCTGAGAATTCACTGCTTGGTCAGCAGGCACAAGATGCCCAGCCCCCAACACCACAGAATTGCTAAAACTTCTCCACTTCTGCACATACCCAGCAAGCACACCATTTACTTTCCACACCTTTCTCTCAGCCATCAAATACTTCCCTATCCCTTCCCATTTCATTGTCTTGACCCAAGCCTCTGTTGAAACCACTCCATCTCTCAAATCAAAATGCCCTTGATACAACAACACGTTACTCTTCTTAACCAAGAATTCCACCATATACTTAACGCTCTTCATTACATCTCCATGCAATGCTTCCCCCACCGTGTCAATACATTCCTCAAAAACTATAGATTCATTTGCCTTCAATGCATTCTTCACTTCGGCTAGTTGCATCAATTTAGTTACCAATTCTGTTTCGTAGGGCACCTTCCGAGTGAAGTCATACAAAGTGGCTAGCCCTGTCATGTTTTGCAACAAATCCAAGACCCTACTTCTTGCATCTGTTGCCTCACTCCAATTTCCCATTTTAACCAACTTAACGGCCTCCCTTTGAGCTTCTTGCAGTTCACCCTTTTGTTTCTCATTGATCAATCCAGAAAAGTAAGCATTCAGGGCATGAGTTTTGACTTGTGTCACCGGATCCGTTAACCCATTACCTATAGCAACACCTTTCAGATTCACTTGTTTCGCCACAGGCAGCTTCGTATTCTTCTTCAAAATGTAATACCCGATTGCAGGAACATACTTTCCTGCATAACTCTCTCCGGTTATATAAATCGGGCGAGTCTTGAACA from Populus alba chromosome 8, ASM523922v2, whole genome shotgun sequence encodes the following:
- the LOC118039847 gene encoding serine carboxypeptidase-like 50, whose protein sequence is MESTTVIFLFLLLLLLLYHPSATSSTPTSIFPHEALPTKSGYVPVKPKTNSAIFYTFYEAQKPTSPLSQTPLLIWLQGGPGCSSMTGNFLELGPYRVVDSQDNDHPALQPNLGSWNRIFGLIFIDNPIGTGFSIASSPEEIPRDQHTVAEHLFAAISEFIKLDPVFKTRPIYITGESYAGKYVPAIGYYILKKNTKLPVAKQVNLKGVAIGNGLTDPVTQVKTHALNAYFSGLINERQKGELQEAQREAVKLVRMGNWSEATDARSRVLNLLQNMTGLATLYDFTRKVPYETELVTKLMQLAEVKNALKANESIVFEDCSDTVGEALHEDVMKSVKYMVEFLVKKSNVLLYQGHFDLRDGVVSTEAWVKTMKWEGIGKYLMAERKVWKVNGVLAGYVQKWRSFSNAVVLGAGHLVPTDQATNSQAMIEDWVLERGVFANAEGEDSVSDFRGAL
- the LOC118039846 gene encoding serine carboxypeptidase-like 50; this translates as MESTTVIFLFFLFLHHPSATSSTPTSIFPHEALPTKSGYVPVKPETNSAIFYTFYEAQKPTSPLSQTPLLIWLQGGPGCSSMIGNFLELGPYRVVDSQDNEHPALQPNLGSWNRIFGLIFIDNPIGTGFSIASSPEEIPRDQHTVAEHLFAAISEFIKLDPVFKTRPIYITGESYAGKYVPAIGYYILKKNTKLPVAKQVNLKGVAIGNGLTDPVTQVKTHALNAYFSGLINEKQKGELQEAQREAVKLVKMGNWSEATDARSRVLDLLQNMTGLATLYDFTRKVPYETELVTKLMQLAEVKNALKANESIVFEECIDTVGEALHGDVMKSVKYMVEFLVKKSNVLLYQGHFDLRDGVVSTEAWVKTMKWEGIGKYLMAERKVWKVNGVLAGYVQKWRSFSNSVVLGAGHLVPADQAVNSQAMIEDWVLENGVFANVEGEL